In the genome of Coregonus clupeaformis isolate EN_2021a chromosome 1, ASM2061545v1, whole genome shotgun sequence, one region contains:
- the armc7 gene encoding armadillo repeat-containing protein 7, producing MMSGKGRSATGSDRFEYLQTLVTEFQDTDSDEAKEQVLANLANFAYDPRNLEDLRTLQVIELFLDMLTEENENFVEFGIGGLCNLSMDRECRDQILQSEAIPLVTGCLSSRREETVLSAITTLMNLTTAASRSQTTDTAVLQCMLRFSISQSPRLRNLASVFLQDCCTEEQVARAEAQMQGHHPTALGIPLPKD from the exons ATGATGTCGGGAAAAGGACGTTCTGCGACGGGATCTGATCGGTTTGAATACCTGCAGACACTTGTCACGGAGTTTCAGGACACTGACAGTGATG AGGCGAAAGAGCAAGTGTTGGCCAACTTGGCCAACTTTGCCTACGATCCGAGGAACCTGGAGGACCTGAGAACCCTTCAGGTTATTGAACTCTTCTTGGACATGCTCACAGAGGAAAATGAGAACTTTGTGGAGTTTGGGATAG GCGGTCTATGTAACCTGAGTATGGATCGGGAATGccgtgaccagatcctgcagagcGAAGCTATCCCCCTGGTTACGGGATGCCTGTCCAGCCGGCGAGAGGAGACGGTGCTGTCTGCCATCACCACGCTTATGAATCTCACCACTGCTGCATCACGCTCCCAAACCACCGACACCGCAGTGCTACAGTGCATGCTGCGCTTCTCCATCTCCCAGAGCCCACGCCTGCGTAACCTGGCCTCTGTGTTCCTCCAGGACTGCTGCACTGAGGAGCAGGTGGCCAGGGCAGAGGCACAGATGCAGGGACACCATCCTACAGCACTGGGGATCCCCCTGCCTAAGGACTAG